In Anolis sagrei isolate rAnoSag1 chromosome 5, rAnoSag1.mat, whole genome shotgun sequence, the DNA window aataactagatgtacccgccacgcgtggcgggtacatcttccttccctctttctctccttcctttcctctttttctttcccttcctatttatcttcttctttcttccatctcgaCCTGTATCTACCATTTATATGAGTAAAaatattgtgggggggggggcatgcatgCGCGCCTGGCTCCTCATGCTTTAACAGCCAGCTGTTTccctgcgaggaggaggagggggtgtgGCCAATGTTtctctttgtagacatgcagtttctcctttgtggacatgcagttcataagtcctttctgctttttgttttcgtgttttttttagtggagaacatacattgggttgttaggtcgtgtccaaatttggtgccagttgccccagtggtttttgagttctgtgaataccacaaacgaacattacatttttatttatatagataataatttttaaaaaaactttatttatattcagctctatctccccaaagggaatcaAGGCAGATTCCAAActtaaaaggcaaatattcaatggccgaatacaacaacaatacatccatgctaacaaaatttatacaacccaatatATAAATTAGAATTagaacttaacaaactaaaattaaataaaaagtacagcctgttataacagacataagacaaaacatcttATGCACTAAGCATTATAGTGCCCCATGGTTTCCACCGCTGTCCCTCGGCTTCTGGatctcaatatgatgaggtccctagaagaAACCAGATGGGGAGGCAGTCAAATCCTtacattaaagaaaaatattgctTACACTTTCTTGTGTCACATGAATATCAGTGTTTCCCTGAATTGTTCCCAAGCAGATAACTTTCCCTCCTTTGGCCTGGATGTCAAGTTTCTGACTCTGAAAGGAAAATATAAATATGGTAAGAGAGTTAACCTTCTtattctctctcccccttttctaTTTCTATTCAGACTCATTTGAATCTCTCAATCACCCCTCTAGAATGTGATGCTGCCTGCATGGCAAGCTAAACCCAACAGAAAATGATCCCCCCATTGCATTTCCATGCTCAAAAGTGTTCCCCTAATAAGGTACTTCAAGTAACACAATCCTTCCTAGACAAAAAATGGCGAACCAGACACATCAGAGTATAGAGcagtagtttccaacctttttttgaccagaaaccacttgaccagggatcactatccaacattagtaccaaaaggattacaaatcaatttttggacaactttagattcgatttgggtatttcgggtgctgattcagaaaactgcattggatagaccacattagctctagtttctgataaagaacagatgccatccagtagtcatcatctgctcgcccacagaaaaccatatttaataagctacGGCACAgcgttttgcgagaccagttgctctcgttgcaatggtgtagtagcagtgaggccacggaccatattttagttcttgcagaccactggtggtccactgaccacaggttggaaaccactggtgtagacaatGAAGGTACTACCACAGGAGGACTTCCTGAAAATTTGATATCTCCAAGTCTTTGGAGAGTCACTGCCAATAAACGGAAATGATAGTAAACTATATGCACTAATATGAACCTTTTTGGAAAGAGGTTTTGCCACAGAAAAGGCTGAACTGAATAAACTAACTAATTTATATATTAGGATTATCTTTCCGTGGGTATCAGTTGACGTTGTCCGAACCAATACAGAATAATATTAAAGTCTCTGATTCTAAAGCCTTTTCTGTAATTGCAGGGCTGAAATagaatgtaacagtatccagaaAAATGCAAATATTCTAAAGGATTTTAAGTCATTATTCACTGCATATGCAAGTGAATAAGCATAATTCACAATCAtaatgagtcccctttggggagataaaaaggggtagaaataaacataataaacataataataataataataatcatcatcatcattataacatAGGACTTATTAAAAAGGAAAGTTAGGAAGCAATTGGAAATCTGTTTCTTCAGTACCTTTACTGATTGAAGAACGCTCGTTCCGCTCTCTGTTTCTATTCTGCAGTTATCACATTCAATTTTCTCAACTTTTACACAGCCATTTCCTGATGTCTTGATATCCAAGTCTAAAATAAATATCAAATTGCAAGATAAATGGAATTCAGCACAATAAATGTGTTATTTCAGTTAGCAAAGCTACAAATAATAAAGGAAGTACCATACCACATTCACAACATTAATGAGCAACAGGAAGTCTatggtcttaataataataataataataataataataataaactttatttataccccactccatctcccccagggggactcggtgcggcttacatgaggccacacccatcagtacagtacacacaatataacacaaaacataacaaatcatagaatcaaagagttggaagagacctcatgggccatccagtccaaccccctgccaagtttattattattattattattattattattactattattattaaaacttaatTACTGTGTCGTGAAAGGATGTATTCCCCCAAATGGTAGGAAAGCTCTGCTTCTGGGTCTTTGGACACTCTCTTCCAGCACATGTAAtaaaaattcaatgtgcagatttgatataaGGATgtctgggaatgaatggaagaatggagggatggatggatgtattttggaaacaccagtatgatattaaggcctgcaatgactaatatctgcttgctggacttgctaatgagaaaccctgataagaacgggacagtgataaaggaaatgtttgtaaccttccttatgttaagaagaaagtcaacacaagccttgtgtttgttaacaccaatcaagaaaaatcaacactgagatggatccaggatggaagacgtctatcattaatttacaactttgggactacatcaacagaatattcctataaaagactcagtctaataatgctcaaatgaCAGAAAGAGATGCTGTTCACCTGCCATGCTctactccatgggaaggagagagatggtgtattcagacagtggcagatctgcacgggagtagtctggtcactttggggcttctttctcaagggaagaggaagaagtgtgcttttggagtcttagatttgtgcagggagtcaggttctgccatatgaaaaacagagatctggtccttggcattgtgtttagggaaagaagtttcaacatttcggcgttttgaagttttggcattatggaagttatggaactatacattggcaggctgcaggaaagcagggtctggcctaagaggtgcttctccaaggagggagaaaatgatatggtaatattttggatgcatgtggatgaatgcatgtacatgtgtgtgaatgttgagtgaaattATAATTCCACTTtgtttgtgaccgcatctccgtatatgaacccacatgatccctccgttcatctggagaggccctgctcacgattccacctgcgtcgcaagcgcgtttggtggggacgagggacagggccttctctgtggtagccccccggctctggaactctctccccaaggacatcagacaagccccaacgttggcagtctttaggaggagcttgaagacctggctgttccagtgtgcctttccagaataggaaactcccagcatcatgtcccaaaagcactttattagagatttaagattgtctgcacatcgcacctactctaaaatccttacatttcacctgtcatgtccagcacttttaatcttattCATTGCATTTGGCCCGACCCttaatttttaaatgtgtcatggtgttattgtttaatgtttactgttattgctttaatgtttattggtttgctttttgaattttattgttgtttttgttatgctgttgtttattgagggccttggcctttgtaagccgcaccgagtcctttgggagatgttagcggggtacaaataaagttaataataataataataataataataataataattgtaaatccaatgtagttgcatagaatctgtatgtctgtgtgtccaatgtcattctttgcctaaatgttttctgtaaactgatataccttctcagactggaaattgcaataaaaagaacctatgcttcaaagtcattgaaaagtcttCTGATCTTCTCATGGCCAAATGGTGCTCTTTTTATGTAACAAGCAAAGTCATTCTTCATCTCCCAAAACCTGGTTTTCAAAAATCTTGCTAAGTATATTGTTTTTCTTCTGCATATTAGTTTTTATCATTGTTTTGATATCTTATTTGTGAaaactgctatggaatcactgagactgtggcgcagctggctgggagtcagctgcattaagatcactactgaacgaaagttcatgagttcgaagccagcccgggtcagagtgagcttccaaccaatttttgtagtttgctgtcgacctttgcagcccgaaagacagttgcatccgtcaagtaggaaatttaggtaccgcttatgtggggaggctaatttaactaatttacgatgtcaTAACAATTTCCAGCAagcgtgcaaagaatgaggaagtacttcatcagtgtcacaaatggacagtgaagcaacagttcccctggtggccagaataccctcatgaaagctggaatgggtattgtgaatgggtattgtagtaactgtttattaattgtgtaatgtgttaggttgttaactgtttttatactgtagcactgaatttttgctgttcatatttgttgtgaaccgctgtgagtcgccttcgggctgagaacagcggtatataagtaaggtaaataaataaataaataatgttaaatagcctctgtgtgtctgtctatatatgttgtgtgtctatggcattgaatatttgccatgtatatgtacattgtaatctgccctgagtcccctgcggggtgagaagggtgaatatatatatatatatatatatactgtaaaagTCATTCACGACACACGTACCAAATTTCATGGGCATTCTCACATCCACCGAGGCAGCACTGTCCACGCCACCTGAGATGATGCTCACTTGCTTAAGCCCCTCGTCGTATTTCACCTGCAAAGAATCCAGGCTTGATCTTGGGTGGTGCATCTCGGCGTTGGCCCCTTTCACGGTCACGAAAACCCTGTCTCCATCAGGGTGCTTGTGGGGGTCCAGGGGGCACAGAGTGATGTGGCAAGGGAGGCGGGCCTTCAGTGAGCCAAAGGGGCACACAGCCAGGGCCCACTCCTTgagggcttccctgttctctgGCCTGGGCTCTTTGGGTTGAGAGGGATCTTGACTTCTGCTGCCAGGGCTGGTTGAAAGCAAGCGAGGCAGTAGTTGGCAGGTGCCACTCCATGTTTCCTGCCCAGCAAGGCCTCCTCCACCAGACAGGAACCAGTTCCTTGCTGGGATCCCAGCTGCCAAGTGCCAACATCTGGGCAAGAGAGGCAGCATCATCATGCCCTACCTGTCTGGGCTTAGTCGACCAAGGCAGCTTCTCCTTCCACAAAAATAGATGGTTCCACAGCCCAAGACTTTGTAGACTCTTTGGCTCCTTGCATGAGAGACAAGCCCACCCTCTGGTTTCAAAAAATGTCTAAAACTAGGGCCTGTGAACTGTCCTTCAGGCACTACACTAGCCTAGCCATGCCCAAGTGGCTGCTGGGAAATGTGGTTTCCACTCAATTTTTCTGAGAGtcttgaacgacaactcccagaatgcagaGCGTCAACAGCGACTGGGAAGAGAGGATGTTTTCGTGCGGTGCGGAAGGAACAGCCAATAAGAAGAAAGGAGGCGGAAGAGGCGGGAAGAGGCGGAAGCAGAGCGTCGGTTTCCATGGGAACGCACGACGCTGAGGGAAAGGCGGCAGGAGCGTCGTGGGAGCTGAAAGGGTAAAGCGGGCCAAGGCTGGGAAGGAGGTCGAATGAGTAGATACAGTTATGTCAAACTgcgttcattctgcagtgtagatgcccccactTTCCCCTCGGTTTACTTCAATTGTTTTAAGTGGCTTCACGGAGCAAAAGGGTCCTCATGCTCCATTCTCTCAGTAGGGGAAAAGGGAAAGGtcgaagggaagagagggaaggccTTTCTtcacagccatatcacccagaatataaaggcatatagaatctcctttcttgtagtttgacgccattgttccgcgtcctagtctccagggaagcacaaaacaagcttgctccctcctccccgtggcttcctctcacatatttatacatggctatcatatctcctctcagccttctcttcttcaggctaaacatgcccagctctttaagccgctcctcatagggcttgttctccagaaccttgatcattttagtcaccctcctctggacacattccagcttgtcaatatctttcttgaattgtggtgcccagaattggacacaatattccagatcctgcaaggaagactccagcaatacatggaacgagagttACCAGATgtgcaagctgggtttagaaaaggcagaggaacaagagaccagattgccaaaattcgctggataatggagaaaggcagggagtttcagaaaaacatctatttctgcttcattgactattctaaagcctttgactgtgtggatcataatacattgtggcaagttcttggtgggatgggcataccaagccaccgtgtctctctcctgaggaatctgtacaaggaccaagtagcaacagtcagaactgaccacggaacaacagactggttcaagattgggaaaggcgtacggcaaggctgcatcctctcacccaacctttttaacttgtatgcagaacacatcatgcgatatgcggggcttgatgaatgcaaggctggggtgaaaattgctggaagaaacattaacaacctcagagatgcagatgacaccactctgatggccgaaagcgaggaggagctgaggagccttctaatcaaggtgaaagaagaaagcgcaaaagctgggttgcagctaaacataaaaaaaaccaagattatggcaacaagaatgattgacaactgggaaatagagggagaaaatgtggaggccgtgacaaactttgtatttctaggcgcaaagattactgcagatgcagactgtggccaggaaatcagaagacgcttacttcttgggaggagagcaatgtccagtctcgataaaatagtaaagagtagagacatcagactggcaacaaagatccgcctagtcaaagccatggtattccctgtagtaacctacggatgtgagagctggaccttagggaaggctgagcgaaggaagatagatgcttttgagctgtggtgttggaggaaagttctgagagtgccttggactgcgagaagatccaaccagtccatcctccaggaaataaagcccgactgctcattggagggaaggatactagagacaaagttgaagtactttggccacatcatgaggagacaggaaagcctagagaagacaattatgctggggaaagtgacggaaggcaaaaggaagagggggccaaccaagggcaagatggatggatggcatccttgaagtgactggactgacctt includes these proteins:
- the FAM185A gene encoding protein FAM185A — protein: MMMLPLLPRCWHLAAGIPARNWFLSGGGGLAGQETWSGTCQLLPRLLSTSPGSRSQDPSQPKEPRPENREALKEWALAVCPFGSLKARLPCHITLCPLDPHKHPDGDRVFVTVKGANAEMHHPRSSLDSLQVKYDEGLKQVSIISGGVDSAASVDVRMPMKFDLDIKTSGNGCVKVEKIECDNCRIETESGTSVLQSVKSQKLDIQAKGGKVICLGTIQGNTDIHVTQESTVSIEKLQGSSVNISTANGLIQTKYLYAESSFLSSAAGDIILGNIHGDTTLQTKTGNITVDSADGSLKASTLQGEIDVYVVSRLGDVDLKSENGAVTVRVPATLKADLQLSGSKVEVSPEIHCQDIQKVSREDRIIVTGHMNQKDEKGKHIKAETENGTVNLRSQTWFQSVKLKAA